In Mercurialis annua linkage group LG6, ddMerAnnu1.2, whole genome shotgun sequence, the following are encoded in one genomic region:
- the LOC126653525 gene encoding uncharacterized protein LOC126653525 → MNPPKSINSISIESVETSLMNLIKSWYRRQKWKKFFCNPNSNEEEEGQNSNSNSGSNEWRKNLTKFLESTPIHTITISLLFIDLILTILELSSSLLSCNPTKDHKKIDKIWYHWVGVGILSLLSAKAVALALGLGNSFFKKPGYVLDGAVAMIALFLELFLEKKGGSLVVIVSLWRVVRVVESAFELSDEAIEAQIEGILCQFEVLREENSRLLETIAEKNVLIDKLEEIIEKLQLKLQPTISDL, encoded by the coding sequence ATGAACCCACCAAAATCCATCAATTCCATCTCCATCGAATCAGTTGAAACATCTCTTATGAATCTAATCAAAAGCTGGTACAGAAGGCAAAAATGGAAGAAATTCTTCTGCAACCCTAATTccaacgaagaagaagaagggcaAAATAGTAACAGTAACAGCGGATCAAATGAATGGAGAAAAAACCTAACCAAATTCCTAGAATCAACACCAATTCACACCATTACAATCTCATTACTTTTCATAGATCTTATCTTAACAATTCTTGAACTTTCATCCTCTTTACTATCATGCAATCCAACAAAAGATCACAAAAAGATAGACAAAATTTGGTATCACTGGGTTGGTGTCGGGATACTGAGTCTGCTTTCCGCTAAGGCAGTTGCTTTAGCTTTAGGGCTAGGGAACTCTTTCTTTAAGAAACCGGGTTATGTTCTTGACGGTGCAGTGGCTATGATTGCATTGTTTTTGGAGTTATTTTTGGAGAAGAAGGGAGGAAGTTTGGTTGTGATTGTGAGCTTGTGGAGAGTTGTTAGGGTTGTGGAGAGTGCTTTTGAGTTGAGTGATGAAGCTATTGAAGCTCAAATTGAAGGGATTTTATGCCAATTTGAGGTTCTTAGAGAGGAGAATTCAAGATTGTTGGAGACTATTGCTGAGAAGAATGTTTTAATTGATAAGTTGGAAGAGATTATAGAGAAGCTACAACTGAAATTGCAACCAACTATTAGTGATCTTTAA